Sequence from the Fictibacillus arsenicus genome:
CTCTTGGACAATTCATAAAGAAGATATTAACCGTGTAAACAAAAATATGGAGCAAACGTTTATAAAGAATGAGGAGATCTTAAATCAAAACAAAATGAAAGTCATTTACGAAGGATTTTCAAAATTTAATGGTGAGCCAGCCATTCAGTTTAGTGTTCTTTCTAAAAGTATTAGTAACCGATTAAGATTAAATCCTGAGAGTATTTATGGCAGAAATGAGATTCCTGAAGAATATAAGCGCCTTTTCCACCAAAATCTCTTAACGATAACAAATGAATCGAATGAACAGTTCAGTAACTATGAAATGCACATGGATGAAACTGAAACAAAAACAACATATTATATCAATTTTTTCAAAGAAGATAGAAACGGAAGTACTAGAGATTACGTACCTATTCCAGAAGAGCGTTTAACAATTACTTTGTCAGATTTAGTGTACTCAAAACCTTTGCCCACAGAGGTTACGATAAAGTATAAAGTACCTAAATTGAAGAAATAAGCATATTTCATAACATATAAAGGGGAATCAGCTTTGAACAGCAAATTGGGAAAAATTATTATAGGAGCTGTTTTATTAATCGGCTTTGTGATCTATACACAATATGAAAAAAACGCTGAGCCAGCTTGGAAAGTAAACACGGAAAATTTTACTGTTCTAGATAGCTGGGAAGAGTTAATGAATTTTGAAAAAATGAAATATAATGATTTAAAATTTGTTGATCATTTTAACCTTTTTAAAGACAGTAGGGTTTCAGTTCCGATTACCAGTGAACATCGAACGTTAAGAATCGAGAAAACGTGGAATTATGGCTTTCAGCTATATGTACTTTACAGTGTGGATATTAAAGAAAGAGACAAAGATGAAGGGGACATTCCTAGGCTGAATGTTGAAAGGATAAAGCTAACTTCAGAACAAAATAAAGAATTCATAGGCACTGCAGAATTATATCCAGGAGAAACCTCATCGGAAGGATATGTTTTTAAACATCGCTTATACCGTTCAATGATGATTCATCCCGAATTTAATAATGCCGTAAATTCACAGGAAGATTGGGAAGAAGTGATGAAAAGTAACCGATTCGAGCTATATGACATCACTATGAGTTCGAAGAAAGGAGTAACAAATTTAAAGCCGATTGCTTTCCAGGTTGAACCAGCTCAGATAAGGGGTATTCCAAAAGCTATAGCATCAATCCCTGTTAACCAAACATTGCACGTTAACAATGGAGATGAAATAACATTGAAAAGTATAGAATTTTTTCAGATTGGCTCGAGAATTATGTTAGATAAGAAAGTTGACAAAGATCTAGTTTCCTTAATTGGCGAAATTAATGTTAATGACCGAAAATTACCTATCGAATATGAGATTTCAAGTGTTCATGAAGCAGAGAATTATATTCAGACCTACTCTTTAATGAGTGAATTGTTAAATTCAGCTCCATCTGAAGAAGGATTTTTTTCTATAACACATTCCGTTCATCGTACCAATAAAGAATATTCATTTTCTGTTGTTAAGGCTGATATTGAAAAGTATAACGCCAATCAATCGAATGGTTTAATAAAAAATAAAGTAATTGTAAATGAAAAAGATGTAAATATCGTATATGAAGGCTTAGAATGGGATGCAGCAAACAATCAAGGAGGAATAAAGTTCTCCATCAATTATCCTGACAACTCAGATAATGTAGAAGAAGCATTTATGTTTCCACGTCCCAGCTATCACTTTGGTGATGGAAATGATGAGGATCGTTATGTAAGAAATCTGATTTCGGTCAAAGATTCTTCAGGGAAGCAATTGGAGAATTATGATATAACGCAAATATACCAAGATGATAAACCTTCATTTATCATTTATTTTTATAACGGTTTACCCGTTGAAGATTTGACTATTACGCTTTCACGATTAACACATTATGAACCGCTAATAAATGCAGTTTCAATTCCATTAATACTTCCTGAACCAAATAAGAAATAAAACAAAGGAAGACTGCTCTATTTTAACGCAGTCTCCTTACTTGTATTTATCTTGGATTGCTTTGAGCACGTTTAATGTACATTTCTTCTTCGCCTACAATACCGCAAGCTCCGCATTGAATTAATCTTTCAGAACCCTTGTAAGGCAGGTGAAACATATCGAGCTGACCTTCTTCATACTGCTGCACAACATCACCTGTAGAAGGATCAAGTTTTACAGAAACAGGATTTTGTTCGATAACATTAAAACGTGTTCGATTTGTTTTGCAATTAGGGCACAAATAAGGATTTGCCAAAATAAAGACCTCCTTTTAGTATTAGGCTAATCATTTAAGGAAAAATTATGTAAGTTTTAATTTAATAATATTTAGCCATAGTAAGATTAAGGAGGGATAACTGATGGGCAGACAGAAAAAAGGCAATGCGAATGCGCAAAGAAACAACAATGTAAAAGAAAATGGAGCAGAAAACCAAACTGAATTTGCTTCTTATGCTGAGATGGAAGTTCAAAAGATGCATCACGGTAAGAAAACAAAATAATTTTACTTCTGATCCAAGACAGAGTATAATAAAAATCTGCGATGTTAGTGGCTTTCCAATGTCTTTAACCTATGTGCTAAAGACGGGAATCCAACATGATCTGTCAGACAGTCATGCCTTGCATTCGACTTGGAAGGCTGTAACGGCAGCTGCGGATACCCACCTGAGAGATCAGGTTCCAAAGGCATATAAAGTCACGGCAGAGCGGATTTTACTTAACAATTAACAAGCGTATTTTACTTCACTGTAAAATGCGCTTTTTTCATAACATAACCGGGGGATATTTGAATGGAGAAGAAAGAAGTATTACTATTGATCGATGGATTCAACCTGCTAAGCAGATGTTATTTTGCTACAGCTTATGGCAAAGAGATGCATGACCTTCCTCGAAATTCGAAAGGACAGTTCACGAATGCAATCCGTGTGACCATACAGAAATTACTCATGCTTGTAAGGGAACACGAGCCTACTCATATTGCAGTTGCTTGGGATGTGAAACGGGAAGAAACACTTAGACGAGAGAAATTTGCAGATTATAAAGGAACTAGAAACGAACTGCCAGAGCCACTCATCCAACAATATGAAACTCTTGTTGAATTGTTTGATACAATCGGAATTACACAGCTTACAATTCCTAGATATGAAGCAGACGATATCATAGGAACCATGGTTAACCGCTGGCGCAATGAAAGAGACGGGGAGTGCATCATCTACAGCAATGATCGTGATCTATTACAGCTGCTATGCGATAGAACATCTCAGCTTATTGCAATAAAACGTGAAGAGTTGAAGTATACACTAAACCATTTTCAGGAGGAGTATGGGATCACTCCTGCACAATGGATTGATGTAAAAGCATTATTGGGCGATAAAAGTGATAACATTCCTGGAGTAGCTGGTGTAGGAGATAAAGCTGCATTACCTCTCATTCAGCAATATGGAGCAGTTGAACTCATTTATGAAAATTTTGAAAATCTAGATCCTAAATTCAAGCGTTATCTGAAAAAGCTTGAAGCAGGAAGGGATATGGCTGTTTTAAGTAAAGATTTATGTACCATCTTCACTGATGTTCCAGATATAATTAACAGAGATCTTGAAGAATGCAGATATCTATTAAATAAAGAAGCGGTTCGAGAAGCTTTGCAGGCTTTGGAAATACAAATAAGAGTGGGTTAATATCCCACTCTTTTTGTTTTCTTTTTAAACATTAAATCACTCCATTTCAGCTCTGAAAGAATCATTCCGAACAAAATGAGAATACATCCAATCAATGCTTTTGAACCTAAACGTTCATTAAGTACAATAAAAGCTGTGATAGCTGCAAAAACAGGTTCCATCGCGAATATCAATGCCACTCTTGCAGGAGTAGTAAAGGATTGAAAATACGTTTGGGCTAAAAAGGCGAGAGCAGTCGCAAACAATGAAGTGATTAGAAGAGCGGTAATGACTTCAGATTTAAAAAGCATATTCGCAGCAAATATCTCCTGCCATTGTTCAGTAAATAATGCTGTGATAAAGCTTAATATGGACACAATAAAAAGCTGAACAACAGTCAGGCATAAAGCATCAAAGGATTTGGCAAACTTACCTGTAAAAACAATGTGCAGCGCAAACGATACTGCACATAGAAGAACATAACCATCACCTATGTTTAAGGAAAAACTATTATGGATTGTAAGTAAATACAGTCCAGCTACTGCAAGCAATGAACTAAAGCCAATCTGCCAGTTCAGTTTATGTTTTAGTAACATATAGCTTAAAAGAGGGACAAGTACTACACTTAATCCTGTTATAAATCCAGCTTTTGAGGAAGTCGTATACAGCAGTCCGACAGTTTGAAATCCGTACCCTAAGAAAAGCCAAAAACCCAATAACGTACCACTTTTTAATAGATTTTTATTTTTAAAATCCTTAAATGATGTACGCTTAAAAAAGTATATAATGAATAATAATAGTATGGCAGCTATAAAAAAACGGACCGTATTAAATGAATATGGTTCTAGAAAAGCAATCGCTTTCTGGACAATAACAAACGTCGTTCCCCAGACAAACGCAACTAACAGCAAGTTAAAATCAGCAAACCATGGTTTCTTTATCATTCGGAACTCCTGTTTAACTGGATAGCTTTCCTAGCCAGTTCATCTGCTGCTTTATTTTGTTTTGATGGTATCCATTTGATAAAGAATAAATCGAGCTGGTCCGCTAAAGATAATGCTTTTTCAAGAAGTACAGTGTATCTTTTGTCTTTGGCATATCTCTTATCTATTGCATTTTCTACAGCTTGAGAATCTGTACGGAAGGAAACAATTCGCCACTTGTTTTCAACACATAACTCCAAGCCTCGTATTAGAGCTTGAAACTCTGCTTCATGGTTAGACATATTGCCTAATGGGAAACGATAAGATTGGGTTGTGCCGTCTCCGATTTTCACATAAACTCCTGCACCTGACAATCCAGGATCACCAGCACTTGCACCATCTATATATACTTCGATCAATTGATGACTCTCCTCTATATAAATTTATATACGTATTATAATGCACTTTAAAAAAAACAAAAAGGAGATTGCTATGAACTTCTCCATAGAATATATGTACAAACATCCAAAATCACAATTGAAAATTCGTTTTGTTTCTGATCCAGTTTCTTTGCAAGAAGCAATTTTTACGGCGAATGACCTGGAAAAAACGGGCCGAATTTCTGAAATGTTGTTCATTGACACTAAAGGTGTTACATGGACAAAAAAAGAACTGTTAAAACTTACTGAAGTTAAAAAAGAAGAGCCTAAAGAAATCCATGTATTTTTTGATGGAGGTTTTTTGGCGGAATCCAGGATGAGCGGCCAAGGAATCATAATTTACTTCTCGCAGAACGGGATAAAATACCGACTAAAGAAAAACACCAGTTTTACAAATATTGAATCTAACAACGAAGCTGAATATGCAGCGTTATGGGCTGCTGCCAGGGAACTCGAAGAACTTGGTGTTCAATATGAGCAGGTGTTAATTCAGGGAGACTCCAAGGTTGTAATCGAACAGTTGAAAGGTGAATGGCCATGTTATGAAGTGAACCTCCAAAACTGGGCAGATAAAATCGAAACACTGTTTAAGAAGCTTCAGATTGAACCTGTTTACGAATGGATTCCAAGAAATGAAAATAAAGATGCTGACCAATTAGTAAATCAGGCTTTAAATGGCAAGATAATCAAAGCCAAAAAAGAAGTCATTGATAATTTCTGATTATAACTGGTACAATTTACTAGAGTCTTTTGATTTTGGGGTTGATTAAAACATGGAAGCAAACATTTTAGAAGATTATGTAGCATTGCTAGCTTCAAAAGGATTTCGTCTTTCAGATGGGGATCTTCACTTTATTGACTTTGGCAGGCATTATACAGAAGCAACTGAATCGCAAGTGAAAATAGCTTTAGAAGTTACACTCATCAAACAATTATCTTTTGATGGGAGTTACTTTATTGCACTGCTTGAATCATTTGTTAAAGAAGGTGTCCGTTCTAAGAAACGTGCATATAAATTACTTGACCAATTACAATCGAACAAAGAAATTAACCGTTATTGTACTGTGGGGTAAAGATGAGCCAATTAATGATAGAAAAAACTGAGGTATTTGTTAAAGAAAAATTAAAAGATGAAAGCAGCGGGCATGACTGGTACCATATTTACCGTGTGAAAAAGCTGGCAGAAAACATTGCCGAGCAAGAAGGTGCTGATCATTTTATATGTGTAATGGCAGCATTGCTTCATGATATAGCTGATGAAAAAATAGCAGGCACTGAAGAAAAAGGACTGCAAGAAGTTAGGTTATGGCTAGAGTCTATCGCTGTAGAAAATCAATACTTAGAACAAATCATATCTATTATAAGCACGATGTCGTTTAAAGGCGGAAATCAGTCTGCTATGCAAACTCTTGAAGGACAGGTCGTCCAAGATGCTGACAGGCTGGATGCTATTGGAGCAATAGGTATCGGAAGGACTTTTGCTTATTCTGGAGCAAAAGGACAATTGATGTATGACCCCGAGATTCCAGTCCGGGAAAAGATGACGAAAGATCAATACAGGAATGAAAAGAGTACTGCAGTTAACCACTTTTATGAAAAATTATTAAAATTAAAAAATACAATGAATACAACTTACGCAAAAAAGCTTGCGAATGAACGGCATGCATTCTTGGAGAGCTTTTTAGAGCAGTTTTTTGGAGAATGGGAAGGGAAGAAGTAGGTAAGCGTAAGTTTTGCGCTCCAAAACTTACCTTTTCAGATACGCTATGGGGTATAAAGAGGAAGGATACCTCAAAATAAATGTTTCAATCCACGAAAATTGCATCTGAATCCACGAGAATGACCCCTCAATCCACGAGTTTTAACCCTGAATCCAAAAATTTTCTGTGTTTATCCACGAGTTGTCATATGTTGACAAATTTCGAATGCCTCGAATTACGGAATATCGATTAAATAGAAAAAAAGGGCCCGCATGGCCCTTTTTTTATTCGCATTCTTCAGCTGGACGGGGCCCAGCATCTAAACCTTCAGAACTTACAGTAAGTACTGGTTTGATTGACGCATCTGAACTCACGCAGATTTGACATGAAAGTCTAACGTTGCCTGATAAGCCTTTTGTTTCAATAATGTTCGCTTCTTTTTCTCCAATAGGGCCTAAATCTCCGGATAATACTTCTACACGGCAAGAAGTACATTTTGCTTTTCCTCCACAGCGGTGAAGAATATCAATACCATTGTCTTCTAAAGCCAAAACAAGTTTTTTTCCATCTTCAATGTTATAAATTCCATAGCCTTGCACGTCAATTTTTGCCATTAAGCTGCCTCCTCAAGAATATCTTTCCATTTCTATTATACGATAACCTAGAATCAAGTAAAGTAAACTAAACCAATCAAAGTTATCATATAAAAACTAATCGCATCACATACTTATTTCATATACAATAGAGAGTGGAGACAATTTTTACATATGGAGGGTTAAATCAACATGCTAGAAAAGGTTACGTATAAAAGTGATATCGAGATTGCCCAATCTGCTAAAATGCTGCGCATTGAAGAAATTGTAGGACAACTGGGAATTGATGAGGATGATTGGGAACCTTACGGAAGATACAAAGGAAAACTTTCACTAGATCTATTTCAGAAGCTTCAAAATGTTGAAGATGGAAAAGTAGTCTTAGTTACAGCAATAAGTCCTACACCTGCAGGAGAAGGTAAATCTACTGTCACTGTCGGACTTGGACAAGCACTTAATCGCGTTGGAAAGAAAACGATTATCGCTTTACGCGAACCTTCACTAGGTCCTAGCATGGGTATTAAAGGTGGTGCAGCAGGAGGCGGTTACTCTCAAGTAATGCCTATGGAAGATATCAACCTTCATTTCACTGGAGACCTTCATGCCATAACTACTGCTAATAATGCACTTGCGGCACTTATTGATAATCATATCCATCAAGGTAATGAATTAAATATAGACCCTCGCCGTATTGTATGGAAACGCGCTTTGGATATGAACGATCGCGCTTTAAGAAAGATTGTTATCGGTTTAGGCGGACCTGTTCAAGGTGTTCCCCGTGAAGACGGCTTTGACATTACAGTAGCTTCAGAAATCATGGCCATTTTTTGTTTGGCTAATAACCTTGAAGATTTAAAGCTCAGACTATCAAGAATGGTAGTAGCTTTCGATTATGGAAATGAGCCTGTAACAGCTGGGGACTTGAATGCACATGGTGCGCTTACGCTTCTGTTAAAAGATGCGATCCGTCCTAATATTGTCCAAACACTCGAAAATACACCTGCACTTGTTCATGGCGGTCCTTTTGCAAATATCGCGCATGGATGCAACAGTGTAATTGCAACTAAACTGGCATCCAAACTAGGTGATATGGTTGTTACCGAAGCAGGATTCGGAGCAGATTTAGGTGCTGAAAAGTTTTTAGATATAAAAGCAAGATATGCTGGCATTAATCCTAGTGCTGTAGTTATCGTTGCAACGGTTAGAGCACTAAAGATGCATGGCGGACTAGCAAAGGAATATTTGAAAACTCCAGATGTTGCTGCGCTAGAAAAGGGAATGCCGAATCTTGAAAAACATCTTGAAACATTAAAACAATTTGGGGTTCCGGTTGTTGTAGCCATCAATAAGTTTGTTACAGATACAGAAGAAGAGATTGCTTTTATTAAAGATTGGTGCAGCAAAAAAGGTGTCGCTTCAGAAGAAGCTGATGTATGGGCTAAAGGCGGAGAAGGCGGAGAAGAATTAGCAAAAAGAGTTCTAGAGACAATCGAAAATGAAAAAAATGAATACAGACCATTATATGACCTGGATTTATCTATTTCGGAAAAAATCGAAACGATATGTAAAAATGTTTATGGTGCAGGTGAGGTTCAATTTTCACCTAAGGCTTTTAAACAAATGAAACAATATAGTGATTTCGGCTGGGACAAACTTCCTATCTGCATGGCAAAAACACAATATTCCTTCTCTGATGACCCTAAAAAACTTGGCCGCCCCGAAAACTTTACAATAACGATCAGAGAACTAAAACCATCTATTGGGGCTGGATTCATTGTGGCGTTAACAGGTGATGTAATGACAATGCCTGGACTGCCAAAAGTTCCTGCTGCTAATAATATGGATGTTACAGAAGACGGTAAAGCTGTAGGTCTATTCTAAAAAATATTGTGTATACGGATTATTTTAAACTGCTATACTTTTTGCTGGAGGGAAACATATGAAACCATTACAATTATCTGCTGAAACTGCGGTTAAATTAGCAAAAGAGTTAAATGTACCGTTAGAGCAATTAATGCATATGCCTCAGCACATACTAGTAAAAAAACTTATGGAGCTTGAGGCAGCAAAAGATAATAAAGATGAATAAATAAGATCAAGAAGGCGAAAACCTACTATGTAGGTTTTTCTTTTTTTCTTTAGCGCTCTTTTCTAAAAAATTGTTGCAACTGACAGATTTTCGAAATTCTTCATTGAATAGTTAATTGGAGCGAAAGGACGAGACTCCAGCAGGATGAGTGGGACAGGTGAGACCACTCAATGTCGCTGGGCGACGAGGGACTCACCGCACACCCTGCGGAAAGCGAGTCCTGTAGTGGAAATTAACCTCTTACAAAAGCAACAAAGTTTACGAAAACAGCCTTCTTAATTGATCAACAGAAAAGGAATGAAACGATGGAAACAAAAAAACCTGGATTAGTATATACACTGAAAGTACTCAGAGATTCAGATTTGGGATATGTTTTAGATCTAGAAGACGGAAAAGAAGTGCTTTTACATAAAGCAGAAGCAAAAGGAAAATATGAAGAAGGTGGAAGTGTAGAAGTTTTTCTCTATCAGGACCATGAAGGAAGACTAGCAGCTACTGAAACCATTCCTAAAGTAAGACTTGATTCTTTGGCTTGGCTGGAAGTAGCTGGGGTAAATCATAAGCTTGGTGTATTTTTGCATATTGGCATCAAAAAAGATCTTCTTCTGTCAAAAGATGATCTTCCAGAATCGTGGGATGAGTGGCCGCATATTGGAGATAAAGTGTATTCTGGTATGAAGCTTGATAAAAAGGGACGTTTGTTTGCTGACTTAGCTACAGAAGAAGAGATGGTTGAACAAGCAGAATCAGCAACTGAAGCAGCTTTTAATCAGCAAACATCAGGACATGTTTATAAAATCAACGAATCTGGTGTATTGGTGTTTACTGAAGAACAGCATATTGGTTTTATTCATAATGATGAATTAAAAGTAAAACCGCGTCTAGGGCAAAAATTGGGTGCAAGGGTTGCATTTGTCCGAGAAGATGGAAGAATTAATTTGTCCATGAAAGCTAGAAAAGAAGTAGCTTACAGTGAAGATGCAGAGCGTATTTATCAATACTTGCGGGAGAATAAAGGGCAGATGCCTCTAACTGATAAATCATCACCAGATGAAATAAAAGCAACGTTCCAGATGAGCAAAGCAGCTTTCAAACGTGCACTTGGCAAGCTTATGAAAGAAGAGAAAATCATTCAGGAAAACGGAAAAACATATCTTCAAATTTAGTAATAAAGGAACCTGCTCATAGGTTCCTTTTTTTGTTGCTACTAGACACTTAATGGAAGGGCTATATAAAAGTGTGGATTTGAACACAGGCTCAATGGGTAAAATAAATGATGATTGAAAGGTGGTATATCATTGAAAAGAAATCTAGGTTTTTGGGTATTAACAGCCCTTGTAGTCGGAAATATGGTAGGGTCAGGAATCTTCATGCTGCCAAGATCGCTAGCAGAAGTGGCTAGTCCTGCTGGTGTGATTTCAGCATGGGTAATTACAGGTTTTGGTGTATTAATGACGGCTCTGGTTTTTGGGAATTTATCTCTTAGAAAACCTGAATTAAATGGCGGTCCGCAAAACTATGCAAAGGCATTGTTCGAAGAAAACAAAAGATCTTCCTTATTGAGCGGATACCTTGTCAGTTGGGGTTACTGGGTTGCTAACTGGTCAGGGAACGTTGCTATCATAACAACATTTGCTAGTTATTTATCTACATTCTTTCCTGTAATGACAAGTTCAAATGCCTTATTTAAGATTATGGGAACAACGATAACCACAGGGGGAGTTATAACATTTATCGTATGTACAATTCTTCTGTGGGGCGTGCACTTCTTAATTTTAAATGGGATAGAAGGCGCTGGCAAAGTTAACTTTATAGCTACTGCTGCAAAAGTATTAGGATTCTTATTATTCATTTTTGCTTGTATGTATGCATTTCAGAGCAGTAACATTGTTCCTTTCTACGAACCAGTTGAAGGAGAGGGCGGAGTAGCTAATGGATTTCTAAGCCAGATTAATAATGCAGCAATTGCAACTCTATGGGCTTTTGTTGGTGTAGAATCAGCTGTTGTATTCTCGACACGTGCTAAGAAAAAGAGTGATGTTAAAAAAGCAACTATTTTGGGGCTTTTAATAGCTCTAGCACTTTATTTAAGCATCACTCTCTTAGTTATGGGGACTCTTCCTCAAAATGAGTTGGTCTCTTCCCAAAAGCCGCTAGTCGATGCTCTAATGGTTGCAATTGGTCCATCAGGAAGTATGATTATGGCATTGCTCGGAGTCATTTCATTATTAGGTGCTACGATTGGCTGGGTTCTGCTTTCAGCTGAAGTCCCTTTTCAGGCAGCACAGCAAAGGATGTTTATACCTGTATTTCTAAAGGAAAATAAAAAAGGGGCTCCCGTTTTTTCTTTATGGGTCACTAACTTATGTACACAGCTCTTTTTATTTTCAGTCGTTTCACAATCCATGGCGCAGGCATTTGACTTTATGATATTTATAGCTACACTTGCGTTTTTAGTTCCTTATATAGTCGCATCCCTTTATCAACTAAAACTTGTAATAAAAGGGGAGACTTATGTAGATGCCGGAAATAAAAGAACGACGGATGGTATTATCGCAGCATTAGCAGCGATTTATTCAATTTGGGTTATTTACGCAGGAACAGCAGATATCAAAACATTCCTCTTTGGTATTGCATTGCTTGCATCTGGAATATTATTTTATCCGCTCGTTCCCAAAAATGCGGATACAAGTGAAAAACCGGCTGATTGACAGCCGGTTTTTTCCTTATGCACCTTTACGCAGACCTGAACCTGTGTTTGCTTTTACAAGAATTTCATTAAACTTGTCAGCATCAGATGGCTTAGATAACATTGTTCCTATGAAAGCACCTAAGAAGCCTAGAGGAATAGAAACAATACCAGGGTTAGCAAGAGGGAAAATAGCTTCTCCCGTTAGAATGGCTGCTCCCTCTACTGGAGACCAGACACTTGGTGACAGGGCTACAAGGATAAGAGAACTTAATAATCCCACGAGCATACCAGTAACAGCACCACCTGTGTTAAAGCGTTTCCAAAAAATCGTTAATAAAATAATCGGAAGGTTTGCACTAGCTGCAACTGCAAATGCAAGTGCTACTAAAAATGCTACATTCAATTTTTGTGCGAATAAAGCCAAAATAATGGATAAAATCGCAACACCGACAGATGCCCATTTTGCTGCTTTCATCTGTTCCTTTTCAGTAGCTTTTCCTTTTCGAACAATGTGTGTATAAAAGTCATGAGCAAATGCTGAAGCTGCTGATAAAACTAGACCGGCAACTACAGCTAAAATAGTAGCGAAAGCAACAGCTGAAACAAATGCAAATAAGAATTCTCCGCCTAATACTTGTGCTAAAAGGGGGGCAGCCATGTTTCCTGCCGCATTTGCTGCTACTATGTTGTCCTGACCAACAAATGCTGCAGCACCGAATCCTAAGAAGATCGTCATGATATAAAAAGCACCTATAAGCCAAGTTGCATAAACTACAGATTTTCTTGCAGTCGGTGCATCTTTAACAGTGAAGAACCTAATTAATATGTGCGGAAGTCCAGCTGTTCCTAACACAAGAGCTAAATTCAACGAAATCGTATCAAGCGGGTCTTTAAACTTATTGCCGGGATTTAAGAAAGATTCTCCTAATGGAGTAGATTCCTTAACTTGTGCAAACATTTCTGTAAAACTAAATCCAAACTTCGCAAAAACCATAACTGAAATAATAAATGTCCCAATCATTAAAAGAACTGCTTTTACAATCTGTACCCAAGATGTGGCTGTCATACCTCCAAATACAACATAGACTGTCATCAAGACCCCTACGATCAGTACAGAATATACATAATCAATTCCGAGGAGAAGTTTTATAAGGGCGCCCGCCCCAACAAGCTGAGCGACCATATAGAACGTTGAGATTGCCATAGTATTTAATGCTGCGACACCGCGCACTTTTTTGTCATTGAATCGTGCAGCAATCATATCTGCCATCGTATATTTCCCTAAATTTCGAAGAGGTTCCGCGACTAGATATAAAACAACTAGATAAGCAACTAAAAACCCGATGCTATAGAAGAAACCATCAAATCCTGCTAGGGCGATTGAACCCGCTATTCCTAAAAACGATGCAGCGGACATGTAATCTCCAGCAATGGCAAGTCCATTCTGCATTCCAGTAAGCCCGCCATCAGCT
This genomic interval carries:
- a CDS encoding HD domain-containing protein; the encoded protein is MSQLMIEKTEVFVKEKLKDESSGHDWYHIYRVKKLAENIAEQEGADHFICVMAALLHDIADEKIAGTEEKGLQEVRLWLESIAVENQYLEQIISIISTMSFKGGNQSAMQTLEGQVVQDADRLDAIGAIGIGRTFAYSGAKGQLMYDPEIPVREKMTKDQYRNEKSTAVNHFYEKLLKLKNTMNTTYAKKLANERHAFLESFLEQFFGEWEGKK
- a CDS encoding reverse transcriptase-like protein, with amino-acid sequence MIEVYIDGASAGDPGLSGAGVYVKIGDGTTQSYRFPLGNMSNHEAEFQALIRGLELCVENKWRIVSFRTDSQAVENAIDKRYAKDKRYTVLLEKALSLADQLDLFFIKWIPSKQNKAADELARKAIQLNRSSE
- a CDS encoding DUF6123 family protein is translated as MEANILEDYVALLASKGFRLSDGDLHFIDFGRHYTEATESQVKIALEVTLIKQLSFDGSYFIALLESFVKEGVRSKKRAYKLLDQLQSNKEINRYCTVG
- a CDS encoding 2Fe-2S iron-sulfur cluster-binding protein, yielding MAKIDVQGYGIYNIEDGKKLVLALEDNGIDILHRCGGKAKCTSCRVEVLSGDLGPIGEKEANIIETKGLSGNVRLSCQICVSSDASIKPVLTVSSEGLDAGPRPAEECE
- a CDS encoding reverse transcriptase-like protein, encoding MNFSIEYMYKHPKSQLKIRFVSDPVSLQEAIFTANDLEKTGRISEMLFIDTKGVTWTKKELLKLTEVKKEEPKEIHVFFDGGFLAESRMSGQGIIIYFSQNGIKYRLKKNTSFTNIESNNEAEYAALWAAARELEELGVQYEQVLIQGDSKVVIEQLKGEWPCYEVNLQNWADKIETLFKKLQIEPVYEWIPRNENKDADQLVNQALNGKIIKAKKEVIDNF
- a CDS encoding DNA alkylation repair protein; this encodes MANPYLCPNCKTNRTRFNVIEQNPVSVKLDPSTGDVVQQYEEGQLDMFHLPYKGSERLIQCGACGIVGEEEMYIKRAQSNPR
- a CDS encoding DMT family transporter, which encodes MIKKPWFADFNLLLVAFVWGTTFVIVQKAIAFLEPYSFNTVRFFIAAILLLFIIYFFKRTSFKDFKNKNLLKSGTLLGFWLFLGYGFQTVGLLYTTSSKAGFITGLSVVLVPLLSYMLLKHKLNWQIGFSSLLAVAGLYLLTIHNSFSLNIGDGYVLLCAVSFALHIVFTGKFAKSFDALCLTVVQLFIVSILSFITALFTEQWQEIFAANMLFKSEVITALLITSLFATALAFLAQTYFQSFTTPARVALIFAMEPVFAAITAFIVLNERLGSKALIGCILILFGMILSELKWSDLMFKKKTKRVGY
- a CDS encoding 5'-3' exonuclease — its product is MEKKEVLLLIDGFNLLSRCYFATAYGKEMHDLPRNSKGQFTNAIRVTIQKLLMLVREHEPTHIAVAWDVKREETLRREKFADYKGTRNELPEPLIQQYETLVELFDTIGITQLTIPRYEADDIIGTMVNRWRNERDGECIIYSNDRDLLQLLCDRTSQLIAIKREELKYTLNHFQEEYGITPAQWIDVKALLGDKSDNIPGVAGVGDKAALPLIQQYGAVELIYENFENLDPKFKRYLKKLEAGRDMAVLSKDLCTIFTDVPDIINRDLEECRYLLNKEAVREALQALEIQIRVG
- a CDS encoding formate--tetrahydrofolate ligase encodes the protein MLEKVTYKSDIEIAQSAKMLRIEEIVGQLGIDEDDWEPYGRYKGKLSLDLFQKLQNVEDGKVVLVTAISPTPAGEGKSTVTVGLGQALNRVGKKTIIALREPSLGPSMGIKGGAAGGGYSQVMPMEDINLHFTGDLHAITTANNALAALIDNHIHQGNELNIDPRRIVWKRALDMNDRALRKIVIGLGGPVQGVPREDGFDITVASEIMAIFCLANNLEDLKLRLSRMVVAFDYGNEPVTAGDLNAHGALTLLLKDAIRPNIVQTLENTPALVHGGPFANIAHGCNSVIATKLASKLGDMVVTEAGFGADLGAEKFLDIKARYAGINPSAVVIVATVRALKMHGGLAKEYLKTPDVAALEKGMPNLEKHLETLKQFGVPVVVAINKFVTDTEEEIAFIKDWCSKKGVASEEADVWAKGGEGGEELAKRVLETIENEKNEYRPLYDLDLSISEKIETICKNVYGAGEVQFSPKAFKQMKQYSDFGWDKLPICMAKTQYSFSDDPKKLGRPENFTITIRELKPSIGAGFIVALTGDVMTMPGLPKVPAANNMDVTEDGKAVGLF